The following coding sequences are from one Hydra vulgaris chromosome 04, alternate assembly HydraT2T_AEP window:
- the LOC100206124 gene encoding sodium-dependent phosphate transporter 2: MIDPKDNAYLWIVIVGFIIAFILAFGIGANDVANSFGTSVGSKVLTLLQACIVASIFELAGAILIGSKVTDTIRKGIINIDSFNGTEQLAMAGALSALTGTSVWLLIATFLNLPVSGTHSIVGATIGYALVALGKSGIQWMEFGKIAASWVISPLLSGIISSLIFTGIDKFILKSADPLISGLFSLPFMLGATLLINLFSIVYSNSDAFGLKMFNWWHILLMCLGVALLCVILVRVFFNPWLKRKIISADEAKASYQFTNTKEKVLFDNSGVELTFAGSKERSHSTRSVVSYVADIMVQPKETEQLNHDDPCSAQLFKYLQILTATFGSFAHGGNDVSNAIGPLISLWLIYETGKVSGKAQTPIWILLFGGVGIVIGLCVWGRRVIKTIGENLTPITPSSGFAIEIGSALTVLLASNLGIPISTTHCKVGSIVMVGRVRSREVVDWSLFGGIVISWIVTMPITGGIAAGVFAIVRAAIK, encoded by the exons ATGATTGATCCAAAAGATAATGCTTACCTCTGGATTGTAATTGTTGGATTTATAATTGCTTTCATACTTGCGTTTGGAATTGGTGCAAATGATGTTGCCAATTCCTTTGGAACATCAGTTGGGTCTAAAGTTTTGACATTACTTCAGGCCTGTATAGTTGCCAGTATATTTGAATTAGCCGGTGCAATTTTAATAGGTTCAAAAGTTACag ATACAATACGCAAAGGTATAATTAACATAGATTCATTTAATGGAACAGAACAACTTGCAATGGCTGGAGCACTAAGTGCACTGACTGGAACTAGTGTATGGCTACTTATTGCAACATTTCTTAATTTGCCAGTATCAG GAACTCACAGTATTGTTGGAGCTACAATTGGGTACGCTTTGGTGGCTCTTGGTAAATCAGGAATTCAATGGATGGAGTTTGGAAAAATcg ctgCATCTTGGGTAATATCTCCACTTCTTTCTGGCATTATTTCAAGTCTTATATTTACTGGAATTGATAAGTTTATTCTTAAAAGT GCTGATCCATTGATAAGTGGCTTGTTTTCTCTACCATTTATGTTAGGAGCAACATTGCTAATTAATCTCTTTTCAATAGTATACAGCAATTCTGATG cTTTTGGATTAAAAATGTTCAACTGGTGGCATATTCTTCTAATGTGCTTAGGAGTTGCATTACTATGTGTTATTTTGGTGAGAGTGTTTTTCAATCCATGGTTAAAACGTAAAATAATTTCAGCTGATGAAGCTAAAGCAtcat ATCAATTTACAAAtactaaagaaaaagttttatttgacaATTCTGGTGTTGAACTGACATTTGCTGGTAGTAAAGAACGATCTCATTCCACACGTTCGGTTGTTAGTTATGTTGCTGATATAATGGTTCAGCCCAAAGAAACAGAACAATTGAATCATGATGACCCATGTTCTGCACAGCTATTTAAGTATCTTCAAATTTTAACAGCCACATTTGGTTCATTTGCACATGGTGGAAATGATGTTAG caatGCGATCGGTCCTCTTATATCTTTATGGCTAATTTATGAAACTGGAAAAGTTTCGGGAAAAGCACAAACGCCTATTTGGATTCTACTTTTTGGAGGTGTGGGTATTGTTATTGGTCTATGTGTATGGGGTAGACGTGTAATTAAAACAATCGGTGAAAATCTGACGCCAATTACTCCATCGAg cGGCTTTGCAATAGAAATAGGGTCAGCTCTAACGGTGCTTCTTGCATCAAATCTTGGTATTCCTATCTCTACCACACATTGTAAAGTTGGCTCGATTGTTATGGTCGGTCGCGTAAGATCTAGAGAAGTTGTTGATTGGTCTTTGTTTGGAGGTATTGTAATTTCCTGGATAGTAACAATGCCAATAACAG GCGGAATTGCTGCTGGAGTTTTTGCAATTGTTCGTgctgcaataaaataa